A genomic window from Methanovulcanius yangii includes:
- a CDS encoding lysylphosphatidylglycerol synthase transmembrane domain-containing protein, with protein MLRKISAIVLPTVLAVAIVGFMLARVWDDLLVALEHAVYSYLLLAVLICIGAWFLRGWRYRYILSSLAVTVTLWLSTACIYLSQTANLIVPARLGDLVRIFVLHHEADAGYSVSLSSIVVERFFDIITVALLGALALPFVLNVPDWFVTIIVAAILLCGAFVVFLLFAGRFESKNKYLAMGLRLIGQVREASLSVASVTVLSASSIAIWITDIVICYVIALMFETPVPFIIVALAIVIGNLVKAVPVTPGGIGTYELAVALTLGLAGVTPAVATLIAVIDHLVKNLVTLGGGIVSLYLFGDWSVDLMRRAFSRSLQVEEAGK; from the coding sequence ATGCTCAGAAAGATTAGCGCCATCGTGCTGCCCACCGTCCTTGCGGTCGCGATCGTCGGGTTCATGCTCGCCCGCGTCTGGGACGATCTCCTCGTAGCCCTTGAGCATGCCGTCTATTCCTATCTCCTCCTTGCCGTCCTCATCTGCATCGGGGCATGGTTTCTGCGGGGATGGCGGTACCGTTACATCCTCTCGTCGCTTGCGGTCACGGTGACGCTCTGGCTCTCGACGGCCTGCATCTACCTCTCCCAGACGGCAAACCTGATAGTTCCCGCCCGGCTGGGCGACCTCGTCCGTATCTTCGTCCTGCACCACGAGGCGGATGCCGGGTACTCGGTGAGCCTCTCGTCCATCGTCGTCGAGCGGTTCTTTGATATCATCACGGTGGCGCTTCTGGGGGCGCTCGCCCTCCCCTTCGTCCTGAATGTCCCGGACTGGTTCGTTACGATCATCGTTGCCGCCATCCTGCTCTGCGGGGCATTCGTCGTCTTCCTCCTCTTTGCGGGCAGGTTCGAGTCAAAGAACAAATACCTCGCGATGGGGCTTCGGCTCATCGGGCAGGTACGGGAGGCGTCGCTTTCGGTGGCGTCGGTGACCGTCCTCTCGGCAAGTTCGATTGCCATCTGGATCACCGACATCGTCATCTGCTATGTGATTGCGCTCATGTTCGAAACGCCGGTCCCCTTCATCATCGTTGCCCTTGCGATCGTCATCGGCAATCTCGTCAAGGCGGTGCCGGTCACGCCCGGCGGGATCGGGACCTATGAACTCGCGGTGGCTCTCACCCTCGGGCTTGCAGGCGTTACGCCGGCCGTGGCGACGCTCATCGCGGTCATCGACCATCTCGTGAAAAATCTGGTCACCCTCGGTGGCGGCATCGTCTCCCTCTATCTCTTCGGCGACTGGTCGGTGGACCTGATGCGCCGGGCCTTCTCCCGTTCCCTGCAGGTGGAGGAGGCCGGGAAGTGA
- a CDS encoding DUF2298 domain-containing protein, with protein sequence MIPAGEQALAVIGWLCILKLLQLALWPWLKEGFGKLAYGAAYPLSLVLFTLVSWYCGIIGVPVQAALLPFLLLLGAGVYRGKYSLAALRGEVRWDVLFLLCFTFMLEIRFFNPSISYAEKFMDHAFLASIMRDPVVAPPDPWYAGGDLAVYYYLGHWMMGAVGLSAGVPSPVAFNLILPTVFANAAAALYAAGHVLLKRFRLLPVLALFLVNPSFLVLAASGAGAHDILWGATRTITDTINEFPLFSFLWGDPHAHVIALFNQALLIFILVYAYHEWNHRSEIGRWIIVGAAALSLGSMPGINSWDVLIYAPVILVAGLLIWRRAVREGSGDPYPWRFLVCVPPLSVIAYLPYYLMLDSQGISGVGIVLFPSAVGEFLLVYGFFMAVFWMAALPDLKVRPWLVLAAAPFLVAGYAAAAIAAVPAAAFALRKNMRAADLLAVFGLVVIIFTELFYLMDGMGDVYYRMNTVFKFGLVAWMMMGTAAMAYVGGWCARFVPGGRIPQGAKTAGVLLIILVLLAAPVVIPDLSYGYGGKTLDGLAWVGLQHPGDAEALPFVSSLPAGTVILEAEGGDYVYYSRISSFTGVATVIGMPFHEQMWRGDEGMVGTRMADVRAMYEDPERAPALYEVYGVDYVYVGTPEREEYAVFLPEDALLPVWSGDEVVIYRVRET encoded by the coding sequence GTGATCCCGGCGGGGGAGCAGGCACTGGCCGTCATCGGCTGGCTTTGCATCCTGAAGCTCCTGCAGCTCGCCCTCTGGCCGTGGCTGAAGGAGGGGTTCGGAAAACTCGCCTACGGGGCGGCCTATCCGCTCTCCCTCGTCCTCTTCACCCTGGTGAGCTGGTACTGCGGCATCATCGGTGTTCCCGTGCAGGCGGCACTTCTGCCGTTTCTCCTCCTGCTGGGCGCGGGTGTGTATCGGGGGAAGTATTCCCTCGCCGCCCTTCGCGGGGAGGTGCGGTGGGACGTTCTCTTCCTCCTCTGCTTCACCTTCATGCTCGAGATCCGGTTCTTCAACCCCTCGATATCGTATGCGGAGAAGTTCATGGACCATGCCTTCCTCGCATCGATAATGCGTGACCCCGTCGTCGCCCCGCCCGACCCGTGGTATGCGGGAGGCGACCTTGCGGTCTATTATTATCTCGGGCACTGGATGATGGGGGCCGTAGGGCTTTCGGCAGGGGTGCCCTCCCCCGTCGCATTCAACCTCATCCTCCCGACGGTCTTTGCAAACGCAGCCGCGGCGCTCTATGCGGCGGGCCATGTCCTCCTGAAGCGGTTCCGGCTGCTGCCGGTTCTGGCGCTCTTTCTGGTGAACCCCTCCTTTCTCGTCCTCGCCGCCTCCGGGGCCGGGGCACATGATATCCTGTGGGGGGCGACGCGGACGATTACGGACACGATAAACGAGTTCCCCCTCTTCTCCTTTCTCTGGGGGGACCCGCATGCCCATGTGATCGCCCTCTTCAACCAGGCACTCCTCATCTTCATCCTCGTCTATGCCTACCACGAGTGGAACCACCGCTCGGAAATCGGCCGGTGGATCATCGTCGGGGCGGCGGCCCTCTCCCTCGGGTCGATGCCGGGGATCAACTCGTGGGACGTCCTCATCTACGCCCCGGTGATACTGGTGGCGGGCCTCCTCATCTGGCGGCGGGCCGTCCGTGAGGGGTCCGGCGACCCGTATCCGTGGCGGTTTCTCGTCTGCGTCCCGCCGCTCTCGGTGATTGCGTATCTCCCGTATTACCTGATGCTCGATTCACAGGGGATCTCAGGGGTGGGCATCGTCCTCTTCCCTTCCGCCGTGGGCGAGTTCCTGCTGGTGTACGGGTTTTTCATGGCGGTCTTCTGGATGGCCGCACTCCCCGACCTGAAGGTGCGGCCGTGGCTCGTCCTTGCCGCCGCCCCTTTTCTGGTCGCGGGCTATGCTGCGGCGGCGATCGCCGCGGTGCCGGCAGCCGCCTTTGCCCTGCGAAAGAACATGCGGGCGGCCGACCTTCTGGCGGTCTTCGGCCTTGTGGTCATCATATTTACCGAACTCTTTTACCTGATGGACGGGATGGGAGATGTCTACTACCGGATGAACACCGTCTTCAAGTTCGGGCTCGTCGCGTGGATGATGATGGGAACGGCGGCGATGGCATATGTCGGCGGATGGTGTGCCCGGTTCGTACCCGGGGGGCGCATACCGCAGGGGGCGAAGACCGCGGGAGTGCTCCTCATCATCCTCGTCCTCCTCGCCGCCCCGGTTGTGATCCCCGACCTGAGCTACGGCTACGGGGGAAAGACGCTGGACGGGCTCGCATGGGTCGGCCTGCAGCACCCCGGCGATGCAGAGGCCCTTCCGTTCGTCTCCTCCCTCCCGGCGGGGACAGTGATCCTCGAGGCGGAAGGCGGAGACTACGTCTACTACTCACGGATATCCTCCTTCACCGGGGTTGCGACCGTCATCGGCATGCCGTTTCATGAACAGATGTGGCGGGGGGACGAAGGGATGGTCGGCACCCGGATGGCCGATGTCCGGGCGATGTATGAAGACCCGGAGCGTGCCCCTGCACTCTATGAGGTCTACGGTGTCGATTATGTCTATGTGGGGACGCCGGAACGCGAAGAGTACGCGGTCTTTCTCCCCGAAGATGCGCTCCTGCCCGTCTGGAGCGGGGATGAGGTCGTCATCTACCGTGTCCGGGAGACCTGA
- a CDS encoding glycosyltransferase, producing the protein MSEYEVCAVLPVFNDREALETAIPASLGALEEITGSFLLVVAEDGSTDGSPELVREWEKRDPRVRLFHSDERLGRGEALNRAFRSVDADIVCYYDVDLATDIAHLGELIGAIRDGYDIATGSRLMRESDIVRTQEREVASRGYNMLVRTVLGSTLQDHQCGFKAFRRSRLLPLIPEVESHHWFWDTEVLVRGQKRGYRIKEFPVRWRTSDKTTVRFKDVFEMGSAIFRLRWQLHAQKD; encoded by the coding sequence ATGAGCGAGTACGAGGTCTGTGCCGTCCTTCCGGTCTTCAACGACCGGGAGGCGCTGGAGACGGCGATTCCCGCCTCCCTCGGGGCCCTCGAGGAGATCACCGGTTCCTTCCTGCTCGTCGTCGCAGAGGACGGCAGCACGGACGGAAGCCCCGAACTCGTCCGTGAGTGGGAGAAGAGAGACCCCCGTGTACGGCTCTTCCATTCGGACGAACGCCTCGGGCGCGGGGAAGCCCTCAACCGGGCATTCCGGTCGGTCGATGCCGACATCGTCTGTTATTATGATGTGGATCTCGCGACCGACATCGCCCACCTCGGGGAACTCATCGGTGCCATCCGGGACGGCTATGACATCGCCACGGGGTCCCGGCTGATGAGGGAGAGCGACATCGTCCGGACACAGGAACGCGAGGTGGCGAGCCGGGGGTACAATATGCTGGTGCGAACGGTCCTCGGGAGCACGCTGCAGGACCATCAGTGCGGGTTCAAGGCCTTCCGGCGCAGCCGCCTCCTCCCGCTCATCCCTGAGGTCGAGTCGCACCACTGGTTCTGGGATACCGAAGTGCTCGTCCGGGGACAGAAGAGAGGATACCGGATAAAGGAGTTCCCCGTCCGGTGGCGGACCAGCGACAAGACGACGGTCCGGTTCAAGGATGTCTTTGAAATGGGTTCGGCGATCTTCCGTCTCAGGTGGCAGCTGCATGCTCAGAAAGATTAG